In Hydractinia symbiolongicarpus strain clone_291-10 chromosome 15, HSymV2.1, whole genome shotgun sequence, one DNA window encodes the following:
- the LOC130628912 gene encoding uncharacterized protein LOC130628912 isoform X3 — MLSLRKQKNLCVPLHLKDIENQLKKISHASILKLKEGQKTVIEVEVLKQPYMIIRDREKPQDVADDGFCECCKIRYTSLQHVYVLA; from the exons ATGTTGTCTTTGAGAAAGCAG aaGAACTTGTGTGTGCCATTACATTTAAAAGATATAGAGAATCAG CTAAAAAAGATCTCCCATGCAAGTATTCTGAAACTGAAG GAAGGGCAAAAAACTGTAATTGAGGTAGAAG tattaAAACAGCCTTACATGATTATCAGAGATCGTGAAAA ACCTCAAGATGTTGCCGATGATGGCTTTTGTGAATGTTGCAAGATACGTTACACATCACTACAACATGTATAT GTGCTGGCTTAA
- the LOC130628912 gene encoding uncharacterized protein LOC130628912 isoform X4, whose product MLSLRKQKNLCVPLHLKDIENQLKKISHASILKLKEGQKTVIEVEVLKQPYMIIRDREKPQDVADDGFCECCKIRYTSLQHVLA is encoded by the exons ATGTTGTCTTTGAGAAAGCAG aaGAACTTGTGTGTGCCATTACATTTAAAAGATATAGAGAATCAG CTAAAAAAGATCTCCCATGCAAGTATTCTGAAACTGAAG GAAGGGCAAAAAACTGTAATTGAGGTAGAAG tattaAAACAGCCTTACATGATTATCAGAGATCGTGAAAA ACCTCAAGATGTTGCCGATGATGGCTTTTGTGAATGTTGCAAGATACGTTACACATCACTACAACAT GTGCTGGCTTAA
- the LOC130628912 gene encoding uncharacterized protein LOC130628912 isoform X1, whose protein sequence is MLSLRKQKNLCVPLHLKDIENQLKKISHASILKLKEGQKTVIEVEGEHTYNEKYNLSSINVYCDTIIFIVLKQPYMIIRDREKPQDVADDGFCECCKIRYTSLQHVYVLA, encoded by the exons ATGTTGTCTTTGAGAAAGCAG aaGAACTTGTGTGTGCCATTACATTTAAAAGATATAGAGAATCAG CTAAAAAAGATCTCCCATGCAAGTATTCTGAAACTGAAG GAAGGGCAAAAAACTGTAATTGAGGTAGAAGGTGAGCACACTTACAATGAGAAGTATAACCTTTCATCAATAAACGTGTATTGTGACacaattatttttatagtattaAAACAGCCTTACATGATTATCAGAGATCGTGAAAA ACCTCAAGATGTTGCCGATGATGGCTTTTGTGAATGTTGCAAGATACGTTACACATCACTACAACATGTATAT GTGCTGGCTTAA
- the LOC130628912 gene encoding uncharacterized protein LOC130628912 isoform X2, which translates to MLSLRKQKNLCVPLHLKDIENQLKKISHASILKLKEGQKTVIEVEGEHTYNEKYNLSSINVYCDTIIFIVLKQPYMIIRDREKPQDVADDGFCECCKIRYTSLQHVLA; encoded by the exons ATGTTGTCTTTGAGAAAGCAG aaGAACTTGTGTGTGCCATTACATTTAAAAGATATAGAGAATCAG CTAAAAAAGATCTCCCATGCAAGTATTCTGAAACTGAAG GAAGGGCAAAAAACTGTAATTGAGGTAGAAGGTGAGCACACTTACAATGAGAAGTATAACCTTTCATCAATAAACGTGTATTGTGACacaattatttttatagtattaAAACAGCCTTACATGATTATCAGAGATCGTGAAAA ACCTCAAGATGTTGCCGATGATGGCTTTTGTGAATGTTGCAAGATACGTTACACATCACTACAACAT GTGCTGGCTTAA